TCACGAGGGCCTTTACCTCGTCGGCTTTCTTGGAAAGGCCGGCTTCTTTCAGCCGGGCATCTATGTGCTCCAGCTTCGGCTTAAGGCGGAGGTAGGCTTTGTAGGCCGCGGCCAGGGCATCCCCCTGGTGGTCGTCCTCTACAGTGATTCCCAGATTCCTCAAAAGCTCGCTCTTCTCCTCTACCCGGAAGCTCTCCCTGGGGACGAAAAGCTGGGCCTTGAAGGAGCGCGCTATCTTCTCGACGAAGCCGGGGGCGGGGGAAACGTCCGTAGCGACTATAACCGGATGCCCGATCTCGCTTATGAACCTGAAAACCTCCCCGACGGGCATGTTCCTCTCGCTGTGGAGGGCTATTATCCTCCCGTTCAGGTCTATGGCCGCTATGCCAACCGTTATCCCCGGGTCGATCCCAACTATAATGCTCCTCCGCTCCCTGATGGCTTCCTCCCCCCTGAGCGGTGCAAAGCCGAGCTCGGCCCTCTCAACGGGGTAAATCCTGACCTCGACGTCCCCGCCGTGCATGGGGCTCACCAGGCCTGCCAGCTCTTCCCTGCTCGCGTAAACGCGGAACTCACCCCTCGCTAACCCGTAGTCCCTCTCCTCGGTCTCGAGGTCGAAGGGTATACCCGCTCTCCTCAGCCTCTCCTCTATCTCCCTCACCTTGTCGCGGACGAGGTTGTGGACGCGCTTCCTATAGCGGTCCTGGCTCCAGCCACCTTTCCCGGGGCTCCTCCCGCGGGCTACCTTTATGATGACCTCGTCCTCGAAAGCTAAGACCTCATAGCCAACCCCTTTGCTCGCGAGCAGGGCTGAAAGCCTGGCCTCCTCGTAGGGGTCGAAGCGGTCGGCAGTTTTTATCCCATGCTCTTTGGCCAGGCTCTGCAGGCTTTTCTGCTCCCCGGGTTTTCCCGTTACCTGGACGAGCTTCGTGCCCGGCGGAAGGGAGCGTAAGAACTTCCTCAAATCCTCGCCCAGCTCGGTAACGCTGTCGATCGCAACGATGTCGGGCCTCTTAATTTGGATGAAGCGGATTAGCCTGTGGAGTGTGAACTCCCCCTTTCCCTCGAGCTTTCCGTTGAACCAGCCTACGACGGCGAACCTCTTCGGGTTCTCGCCTATTACGTCAACCCCAAAGATTAGAATAAGCCTCACCTCTCATGGGAACTCCCCCCATGCCCTTTAAAACGTTAGCCAAATGTCCGGGTTCGCTCATTCTCACCGAAAGGGTTATCTGCTGAACAGCTTAAACCAGAGTGGTGGTGACAATGAAGATGAGGGTTGTTTTCGACAAGGAGTACGACCTCTCCTCCGGGATCTACAGGGTGCGCGTAAGAGAACTCGAGTTCGACGAGGAGCTCAGGAAAGTCCTGCACGGGGTGGACCCGGCTATCAGAATAAAGGGCCAGGAGGTAAAACTCTCGGAACTAAAGGAGCGGTTCTTTGAGCTCCAGACGAGGGAAGAGGCTGAGAAGATCTTAGGAGAGATAAGGGGGGCACTTGTAGAGGCCCTCGGCGCTTTGATAGCCAGATTTAGGGAAGCCCAGAGCTTCAACGGCTCCGTTTCGTACGAAATAGACTTCAACGAGCTCTGACTCATCCCTTCCATTCAATCGAGACCTCCACGGCCCTTCTAATCGCCCTGTTTATCGTCTCCTGCGCCATAGACGGCCTCGGTTTGTCGAGGGCCTGCTCGTGGCTGAAGGGCACGTGTATGAAGCCCGCCCTCGTTTCCATCCCCGCTACCGCTACCGTGTGTAGGGCGGTGAACATGGCGGTGTTGCACACGTAGGTTCCCGCGGTGTTGGAGACCTCAGCTGGTATTTTTTCCTCCCTCAAAGCCTTCACGATAGCCTTTATCGGGATCGTGGCGAAGTAAGCCGTGGGTGCCCCTTCAAAGACGGGCTCGTCCTCGGGGGCAAAGCCCTCGTTGTCCGGCATCTTGCTGTCCATGACGTTTATCGCGACGCGCTCGACGGTGATGTTCGGCCTGCCGCCGGCCTGGCCAGTCAGGATCACAACGTCCGGCCTCTCCTTCACTATGAGCCTCGGGAGAACCTCCCTGACGCCCCTAAAAGTCACGGGCAGGAGATGCTTTACTATCTCTGCCCCCTTTATCTCATCGGGAAGGGCTTTGACTGCCTCCCAGGAGGGGTTTATGCTTTCACCGCCGAAGGGCTCGAAGCCTGTCACGAGAACCTTCATCTTAACCACCGAAAAGGTTAGGTTTTTAGGCTTTAAAAACTACCTCAGACGGGGGGTGTGGATGAAGTACGACGTTCTGATCATCGGCGGGGGGCCGGTTGGCAACTACCTGGCCACTCTTTTAGCTGGCAAACTGGACGTGGCCGTTGTGGAAAAAAAGCCCTCCTTCGGTGGAAAGGCCTGCACGGGGATAATCGGGGCGGAGAGCTTTGAGGAGCTTGGCTTTCCGGAGGAGGCGGTGATAAACGAGCTCAGGGGGGCGGTCTTTTACTCTAAGATCCAGAGCTTTGAAATCGAGAGAAAGACCCCCCAGGCCTACGTTGTGGATAGAAAGACCCTCGAAAGGGAGCTGGCGAAGGAGGCCATAAAGCGGGGTGCGGACTACTTCATGGGGACCACTTTTACCGGCTTCAGGGACGGAAAGGCGAGGCTTCAACACCTGAATGAGGCCTTTGAAATCGAGGCAGAGTTTTACGTGGGGGCGGACGGTGTCGCCAGCACCGTTGCTAAGGAAATCGGGGCAAAGAGCGAGGCTGAGTTCCTCAAGGGATACGAAGCCGAGGTCGTTGGAAACTTCAGGAGGGACTTCACCGAGGTATGGGTCAACAGGGAGCTCAACCCAGAATTCTTCTTCTGGGTGGCTCCTGTGAGTGATGACACCGCCCGGGTCGGGACTTTTGGGGAGCTGGAGGTCTTCAGGCGGTTTCTTGCCGGGAGGGGGCTAAAACCTACCTCTATAGTTGAGTTCAAAGCCGGCTCGGTCGGCCTCGGCTGGAGGAAGCCGTGGGTGTCTGGCAACGTTGCCCTCGTTGGAGACGCCGCCCTCCAGATAAAGCCAACCACGGCCGGAGGGATAGTCTTCGGGGCGATATGCGCCCACCACTTAGCGCGGGCCATAATCGAAGGCGACCTCGGAAGTTACGAGCGCTCGTGCTCCGCCATCAGGGACCAGATATCCTTCGGGCTGAGGGTGAGGAAGGTCTTCAAGGGGCTCAGCCAGGAGGGTATAGAGGAGATCTTCAAGGTGCTTGGAAGTGAGGACGCCGTTGAGACGATAGAGGAATACGCTGACTTCGATGACCATCTGAGGACTTTTAGGGCCCTCGCAAAGAAGCCGCGCCTTCTGGCGGCCCTCCTGAAGATAAGCCCGTCCATCATCAGGGCCCTGCTGTGAGGTGATCGCATGGCAACGTGGAGGATGGGTCTGCAGGAGGAGTATTTAAGGGCGATAGCTGAAGGCAGGAAGAAAATCGAGGGTCGCCTGTATGACGAGAAGAGACAGGGGATAAAGCCGGGGGACACGATAATCTTTGAGGACAGGCTGATGTGCGTTGTGAAGGACGTCAGGGTTTACTCCTCCTTCAGGGAGATGCTGGAGAGCGAGGGGATCGAGAACGTCCTCCCGGGGGTTGGGGACATAGAGGAGGGGGTGAAGGTTTACCGGAAGTTTTATTCGGAGGAGAAGGAGAGGAAATACGGTGTGGTGGCCATAGAGGTGGAGCCGGTTGGCTGGACCGGGGGGATGCTGGGTGATTGACGTGGAGGAAATCATCGAGCGGCTCTCAAGGCTCTCTTACGGGGAGGCGTTAGCTTACTGGATAAAGAACGAAATGGAGGAGGCGGAGTTCTATCGCCAGCTCGCTGAACGCGCCAAAGACCTCGGCCTTCCCGGGAGCCTTGTTGAGACCTTTAAAAAGCTCTCGAAGGACTCTGAAAAGCACGCAAAGGAGCTAACGAGGCTTTTCCGTGAAACCTACTCGCGGGAGCCCGGGGGAGACATACCGCCGATAGAGGTTCTCCCCCTGCTCAACGAGTTCGAGAGGGCTGACCGGCTGGAGGAGGTCATTACAGCCGCCATGGAGAGCGAGCTCATAGCGGTGAACGCCTACAGAACACTCGCCGAAAAGGTGGATGACCCAAGGCTTAGGGAGCTCTACCTCAGGCTTTCCGAGGTGGAGAGAACGCACTATGAAGCCCTGAAGAGGGAGTACGAAAAGCTGGGTGGTTGAAATGGCCGTGGAGATTTTAAAAGAGATAAGGAAGCTGAACGAGCGCGAACTCCTCAGCTACTGGATTAAGGGCGAATACGAGGAGGCAGAGATGTACTGGAAGCTTGCCGAGAGGTCGAAAGAACTCGGCCTCCCCGAGAACGTCGTGGAGACCTTCAGGAGGCTCGGCGACGAGTCCAGAGGGCACGGCGATGGTCTTCTCAGGATATACCGCGATGAATATGGAGAGGAGCTCCTTGAGGTCAGGGTTCCAAACGTTGAAGCCCTCGACGTCCTCGGCAAGTTCTGGAAGGTGAAGGATCTTGAAGACGTCCTCGAAATAGCCATGGAGAGCGAGAAGCTCGCGGAAACGATATACAGGAAGCTCGCCGGGGAAACGGAGAACCCCAAGCTCAGGGAAGCATACCTCCTGTTGGCGGAGACGGAAAAGGGCCACTACGAGGCCCTGGCTTCCCTCCGGAAGTCCCTCTCGCTTGGTGATTGAAATGGAGGACGTTTCAGAAAGCTCTCCAAGGAGGACAGGGAGCACGGGGACAGCCTTTGGAGGCTCTACGTGAAGACCTATGGAGAGGAGCCGAGAAAAGTTGTTGACCTTCCCTTCATAGAGGCCCTCAGCTTGGCCAGGGCACTCGAGGATCCGTCAAACGTTGAGTTCGTCTTCAGGGTTGCGATGGAGACGGAGCTCGTCGCCAAAAAGCTCTATGAGCACCTCGCGGAGGCTAAAGGGCTCTACGAGTTTCTGGCAGACTTTGAGTGGGTTCATTACCAGAGGCTCCGCGGTGAGGCCGGGCTCATGGGCATAGACGTGGGAAAGATAGAGGAGGAGATAAGGAAAAAGGGCTTCCTCTGATCACTTCTCCGCCTTCTTCTCCTCTCCGGCCCTCTTCAGCGTCTCTACCTCTTCTGGCTTCAGGGGTACAAAACGGTCGGCCCTGTTGTCGTAGCTCGCCACGAGGAAGTCCCTGCTCATCTGAAGCGCCCCTGTCGGACAGACGTCAACGCATTGCCCGCAATAGACGCAGCGGGCGGTCCAGAGGGCCACTTTCTTTATCTCAGGCAGATAGACGAAGACACCGGCAGGGCAGACGTTGACGCACATCCTGCAGCCCACGCACTTGTCGACGTCGTAAGCAATCATCCCCCTGAAGTCCTCGGGAATGGGAACCGGCTCCGTTTTCGGGAACGGGTTTGTCGCTGGCTTCCTGAGGAGGTTCCTGAGGACCATCGGAAGGAGCGGCGGTGCCCTCACATTATCACCTCCATGGCTATTAGGAGCGAGCCTATGAGGGAAGCCAGGAAGACGTTCTTCCAGAGGAAGTCAACGGCATGGGTTACCTTCAGCCTCCCCGTCACCGCCCTGAAGACGCTCTGGACGACGAAAAGAACGGCGAAGACCTTCAGCGTGTGGAAGAGCAGGTCGATGATCTGAGCCGGGAGTCCTGTGAGGTTGAAGTAGCCTGAGACCCCCCACGGGAAGAATACCGCCACGACGAGCGAGGCCGAGATGAATGCCTTAAGCGAGTGGGTGAGCTTGAGCAGGGCTAAGTACCTGCCGCTGTACTCGACTAAGAGTCCCTCGGCTATCTCCTCCTCTGCATCAGGTATGTTGAAGGGTCCGACCTCTATCTCGCTGGCCAGCCAGATGAAGAATACGTAGAGGAGTATTACTGCCCCAACGAAGCTCATCGGCGTCCCTATTTCCCAGATGTTGTGGGTATAAAAGATTTCCATGCTGAAGGGCCTTAGAACTCCGAGCTTTCCGAGGCGCCACATTATGGCGAAAATCGCCAGCATCATGGCCGGCTCCCTGGACACCATTATGGCCGCTTCCCTCGCGGCGCCTATCTTGGCGTAGGGGTTGCCGGAGCTTATGGCGCCTATTATCTTGAAGAAGCCGATGAGGGTTAAAAGGTAGATGAAGACTATCACGTCGCCCCTGCTGGCCAGCACCGGCGCGAAGCCCATTGGGGTGTAAGCCAAAAGCGCTATGGCGGTAGCTAAAGCCAGCACCGGCGCGGCCCTGAACATGAAGTTGGCAGTGTTCGGGATTAGTGTCTCTTTGCTCGCCAGCTTGAGGAAGTCGTAGACCGGCTGAAGGACTGGCGGCCCGATGCGCCTCTGCATTCTCGCCACCAACTTCCTGTCTATCCCTTCCCAGACGAGAGAGGCGAGTGAGACGAAGGCAAAAAGGCCCAGGAGGCCGGCAAGTGGGTAGACAAGCTCCCCAACGACGTCCATTGGCATCACCTCGAACAGCTCGACCCAACCGGTGTCGGGTCTCCCCTGATGTCTGGGTTTATCTCGCGCGTCTTCCTTATTGACTCCCTGAGGAGGTCTTTCTCGGTCAGGATCACCTTCTTCCCGTCCCTTATCACGGCTACCCTGTCGGTGCAGCTCAGGCACGGGTCTATGGAGGCAACGGCAACGACGAAGTCAGCGACCTGGTCGCCTACGACTCCCTTTGCCACCGCGAAGAGGTTCGGGAACGTTGGCTCCCTCGGCTTCCAGCGGAGTGGCCTGTCGCTTCCCTTCTTCCCGCGGACGTAGTGGACCAGCTCTCCCCTCGGTGCCTCGTACCTTCCTATTCCCTCGCCGTCAACGAGGAGCTTCAGCTTGGCGTAGAGGACGTTGTCCTTCGGGAATGCCTTTATACTTCCACCGGGCATCTGATCGAGGGCGTGCTCTATGAGCTCAAGGCTCTGGTAGAGCTCCCCTATCCTGACGGCCATCCTGTCGAAAACATCTCCTCTCGGGCTCTCGCCGGTCACGTCCTGGGGCATTACGGGCTTTATCCCGAGGTCGGGGTAAACGCCCAGCTTTTCGCTCCAGCGCGCGTCGTCCCTTATTCCGCTTCCCCTTCCCGTTGGCCCGACGGCCCCCTGCTCCAGCGCAACGCGCCTGCTTATCACCGCAGTATCCCTGAAACGGGCCTCTATCGTCGGGTCGTGCAGGAAGGCCTCCTCTATCTGCGGAAAGACCTCGCGGTAGTACTTGATCATGTCGAGGATTACCTCCCTCTTCTTCTCGTCTATGTCCCTCCTGACGCCGCCGATGGTTACCATCGAGTAGTTCACGCGGTTCCCGCTGACGGCTTCGAGCACGTCCATGACCTTCTCCCTTGCAAGCCAGGTGAGGTGGAGCAGGGTGTCGTAGCCGATGTCGTGGGCCAAAACGCCGAGGTTGAGCAGGTGGGAGTGTATCCTCTCAAGCTCGCCGATGATGACGCGTATGTATTCGGCCCTCTCGGGAACCTCTATTCCTCCGGCCTCTTCAACGGCCCTCGTGTAGGTGTGGTTGTGGGAGAAACTGCATATCCCGCACATTCTCTCGGCGAGGTACATTATCTGGATGTAGTTCCTCCTCAGGCCTATCCACTGGATTCCGCGGAGGTTGTAGCCTAACTTGACGTCGACGTCAACTATCCTCTCGCCGTCCAGGGTGAGTATGAACTTCTCAGGCTCCTCCAGGCCGGGGTGAATCGGCCCGAAGGGTATCTTCACCCAGTACTCTGCCTTTTCAGTCATAAGGACCCGCCCCCCGGAGCCCTTTGCTCCGCAAAGCGCTCGCGGAAGATGTTCAGCTCACCGGCCTGCTTTCCCGTAATCTGAGGTCTCTTTCCACCGGAACTTTCAGCGTTCGCCCCTCTTTTGATGCCTGACGGCAGATGAGCGCGAACTTCATTAACAGGCCTCATTCCTTTGCACCTCCCTTCAGATAGTATGGATGGCCAGCGTTGTGCACCATCTCCTCCGGGATTCCTTTGTCGTCCATGCGGAGTGGATAAATCCCCTCCGGGAAGTCGTCCGGCAGGAAGAGCCTCCTCCTGTCAGGTGCCCCCTCAAAGTCCAGCCCGACCATCTCCATGCCTTCCCTCTCGAACTGGAGCGCTATCGGAAAGATGTCGCTTATGTCCGGAACCACCGGGTCGTCCTTCGGCGCGTGGACGTCAACTATCAGCGAAACCGCCGGAGCGTCGTCGTAGTGAATCAGGAGATGGCTGAGGAAGCCCAGTTCGTTCCCCCAGTCCTGCTCGATGCCTATCGAGTAATGCGCCTCGCCGTCGAGCTTTTTTACGAACTCCATCAGCTCCCTGTACTTCTCCCTCGGGATCCGCACCCAGACCCTCTGCCTTCCCCACTTGTTTGTCTTCACCTGAATTTCCGCCCCGGGGAAGCGCTCTGCGATTGCTTTTGCCACCTTCTCGGCCTTGGTTGGCTCTTTAACCCCGTTAGCGTGAGCTTCACTCATTCTTTCACCTCCGGTAGAGCCCTTGCTTGCGCAAGCGCTCGCGGAAACGTTTTTCTACTCTCCCGGGCACCTGGAAAAGTGGGGGGCCTCTCAGCTGAGCCCCTTCCAGTGTTCACCCCTCTGGAACGCCCTTTGGGCGGTAAGTGATTGTGAACTTCCAAAGATTCCCTCATTTTTCAGAACCCCCCTTCAACTTCTCGACAAGCTTCTCGAGGGCCAGAACGACCCCCTGGAGTATGGCTTCAGGCCTGGGAGGACAGCCCGGGACGTAAACGTCAACTGGGATGACCCTGTCGAGGGGCGCGTTGGTGAAGGGGCTCTCGTAGAAGACGCTTCCGCCGCTGGGGCATGCCCCGACCGCTATCACCATCTTGGGCTCGGGGGTCTGCTCGTAAACCAGTTTGACCCTCTCGAGGCTCTGGTTGGACACTGGACCCGTAACCAGGAGTATGTCCGCGTGCCTCGGGCTGCCGACGAGCTTTACACCGAAGCGCTCGGCGTCGTAGCGTGGAGTCAGGGCCGCTATTATCTCTATGTCGCAACCGTTGCAGGAGCCGCTGTTGATGTGGAAGACCCAGGGGGATCTCCCCAAAAACCTGCAGAGCTGAGCTATCCTCTTCTCAAGCCTCTCGCGCTCTGATGAGTTTGAACTGTTGGCGGGGACGGTTATGGACATTCCCCTTCACCCCCCAGAGCCCTTTGCTCCGCAAAGCGCTCGCGATAGCGAACTCCATAGGTATGCCTCATCCATGTTCACCCCCAGATTAAGAGAACCCCCATGACGAAGGCGGTGGTTACCACGAGGTAGCTCACGTAGTCTGTCAGTAAGCCGGTGTGCTCGTTTCTCAGCGCTGTGAAGAAGCCTTTGAGGGCGTAAGTTAAGCCCCACATGACGTTCTTTCCCGTGTAGTTGCCCTCGAGGTGCTCGAAGCCCGGAATAACCCTGTCCGGGTCTTCGCCGCTGATGAATATCTTCGCCCCCGGCCCGGTTTCCCTCGTTCCCATTCCACTCCTCTTCGCCCACAGGTCAAGGAGGTAGGCGAGGATCAGGCCAACGATGAAAACGAAGACGAAGTAAAGGGCGTCCCAGTAGCCGAACACCTCAACCACCCCCCATGAGCGTGGCCACGTAAGCTAACTGATCCTCCAGCGCCCTCGCCACCGGAAGCATGACCCTGTCGCTTATCTGCCACGGGAAGAGGCCCATGACGATTATCGCTATCGCGAGGATTATCATCGGCCAGAGCATGCTCGCCTCAGGGTCTTTTGCCTCCAAGACCTTTTCGCTCGGCCTTCCGAAGAAGGTGTAGAGGACCCTGACATAGGCGGCGGTACAGAAGGCTGTTCCTATTATCGCTATCGCGCCCAATACAGGGTTGAAGAGGGCCGAGCTCTCGTAGATGAGCCACTTGCTGGCGAAGCCGTTGAGCGGTGGCATTCCCACTATTGCGGCTGCCCCGACGAGGAAGGCGAAGGTCGTCTTTGGCATCGTCTTTGCCAAACCGCTGAGCTCGTTGAGGTTCCTCGTGCCGAGCTGGTGTATCACGGCTCCGGCAATGAGGAAGAGCAGGGCCTTCATGAGCGCGTGGTTGAAGGTGTGGTATATTGCCCCCGCCAGGGCTACCTCGCCGGTGTGGCTTCCGTAGGCGGCCAGGCCTATTCCGAGGCCGAGGAGGATGTAGCCCACCTGCCCGACTGAGGAGTAGGCGAGGAGCCTCTTCATGTCAGTCTGGATTACCGCCATCGCGTTGCCGACGATGAGGGTGATGCAGGCGAAGATTATGATGACCCATCCGACCGTTTCCCTGCTGATGCTCGCCCCGTAGATGCTGAAGGCTATCCTTGCCAGGGCGTAGAGACCCCCTATCTTGATGACGAGGCCGGAGTGCATCGCCGAAATCGAGCTTGGGGCGGCCGGGTGAGCGTCGGCAAGCCACATGTGGACGGGTGAGGCACCGCTCTTAAAGAGCAGGCCGGCGATGAAAAGGGCCAGGGCAACTTTTGCGGTAACTGTCGGGTTCTGGGAGAGCTTTACTGCCAGGTACCCCATCG
This is a stretch of genomic DNA from Thermococcus zilligii AN1. It encodes these proteins:
- a CDS encoding ferritin-like domain-containing protein, whose amino-acid sequence is MAVEILKEIRKLNERELLSYWIKGEYEEAEMYWKLAERSKELGLPENVVETFRRLGDESRGHGDGLLRIYRDEYGEELLEVRVPNVEALDVLGKFWKVKDLEDVLEIAMESEKLAETIYRKLAGETENPKLREAYLLLAETEKGHYEALASLRKSLSLGD
- the pcp gene encoding pyroglutamyl-peptidase I, which codes for MKVLVTGFEPFGGESINPSWEAVKALPDEIKGAEIVKHLLPVTFRGVREVLPRLIVKERPDVVILTGQAGGRPNITVERVAINVMDSKMPDNEGFAPEDEPVFEGAPTAYFATIPIKAIVKALREEKIPAEVSNTAGTYVCNTAMFTALHTVAVAGMETRAGFIHVPFSHEQALDKPRPSMAQETINRAIRRAVEVSIEWKG
- a CDS encoding NADH-quinone oxidoreductase subunit C yields the protein MSEAHANGVKEPTKAEKVAKAIAERFPGAEIQVKTNKWGRQRVWVRIPREKYRELMEFVKKLDGEAHYSIGIEQDWGNELGFLSHLLIHYDDAPAVSLIVDVHAPKDDPVVPDISDIFPIALQFEREGMEMVGLDFEGAPDRRRLFLPDDFPEGIYPLRMDDKGIPEEMVHNAGHPYYLKGGAKE
- a CDS encoding hydrogenase large subunit: MTEKAEYWVKIPFGPIHPGLEEPEKFILTLDGERIVDVDVKLGYNLRGIQWIGLRRNYIQIMYLAERMCGICSFSHNHTYTRAVEEAGGIEVPERAEYIRVIIGELERIHSHLLNLGVLAHDIGYDTLLHLTWLAREKVMDVLEAVSGNRVNYSMVTIGGVRRDIDEKKREVILDMIKYYREVFPQIEEAFLHDPTIEARFRDTAVISRRVALEQGAVGPTGRGSGIRDDARWSEKLGVYPDLGIKPVMPQDVTGESPRGDVFDRMAVRIGELYQSLELIEHALDQMPGGSIKAFPKDNVLYAKLKLLVDGEGIGRYEAPRGELVHYVRGKKGSDRPLRWKPREPTFPNLFAVAKGVVGDQVADFVVAVASIDPCLSCTDRVAVIRDGKKVILTEKDLLRESIRKTREINPDIRGDPTPVGSSCSR
- a CDS encoding ferritin family protein, with the translated sequence MKTYGEEPRKVVDLPFIEALSLARALEDPSNVEFVFRVAMETELVAKKLYEHLAEAKGLYEFLADFEWVHYQRLRGEAGLMGIDVGKIEEEIRKKGFL
- a CDS encoding 4Fe-4S binding protein produces the protein MRAPPLLPMVLRNLLRKPATNPFPKTEPVPIPEDFRGMIAYDVDKCVGCRMCVNVCPAGVFVYLPEIKKVALWTARCVYCGQCVDVCPTGALQMSRDFLVASYDNRADRFVPLKPEEVETLKRAGEEKKAEK
- a CDS encoding proton-conducting transporter transmembrane domain-containing protein → MMALPYLIIIPLFGVFSMPVVSLAGRKAREAWAALISGATLAVGSWVFYWVYRNGTILYTLGAKSPLGQGVDFPIRIVWEVDLFGALMVLMVTLVSFMAVVYSTGYMRHDTGLDKYYTLILILELGMLGIAITGDLFNFYVFLEIMSIASYALVAFRNDTWEGIEAGIKYMFAGSLASSLVLLGITLLYGQYGTLTMGYLAVKLSQNPTVTAKVALALFIAGLLFKSGASPVHMWLADAHPAAPSSISAMHSGLVIKIGGLYALARIAFSIYGASISRETVGWVIIIFACITLIVGNAMAVIQTDMKRLLAYSSVGQVGYILLGLGIGLAAYGSHTGEVALAGAIYHTFNHALMKALLFLIAGAVIHQLGTRNLNELSGLAKTMPKTTFAFLVGAAAIVGMPPLNGFASKWLIYESSALFNPVLGAIAIIGTAFCTAAYVRVLYTFFGRPSEKVLEAKDPEASMLWPMIILAIAIIVMGLFPWQISDRVMLPVARALEDQLAYVATLMGGG
- a CDS encoding NADH-quinone oxidoreductase subunit B family protein, translating into MSITVPANSSNSSERERLEKRIAQLCRFLGRSPWVFHINSGSCNGCDIEIIAALTPRYDAERFGVKLVGSPRHADILLVTGPVSNQSLERVKLVYEQTPEPKMVIAVGACPSGGSVFYESPFTNAPLDRVIPVDVYVPGCPPRPEAILQGVVLALEKLVEKLKGGSEK
- a CDS encoding ASCH domain-containing protein, translated to MATWRMGLQEEYLRAIAEGRKKIEGRLYDEKRQGIKPGDTIIFEDRLMCVVKDVRVYSSFREMLESEGIENVLPGVGDIEEGVKVYRKFYSEEKERKYGVVAIEVEPVGWTGGMLGD
- a CDS encoding ferritin-like domain-containing protein is translated as MIDVEEIIERLSRLSYGEALAYWIKNEMEEAEFYRQLAERAKDLGLPGSLVETFKKLSKDSEKHAKELTRLFRETYSREPGGDIPPIEVLPLLNEFERADRLEEVITAAMESELIAVNAYRTLAEKVDDPRLRELYLRLSEVERTHYEALKREYEKLGG
- a CDS encoding respiratory chain complex I subunit 1 family protein translates to MDVVGELVYPLAGLLGLFAFVSLASLVWEGIDRKLVARMQRRIGPPVLQPVYDFLKLASKETLIPNTANFMFRAAPVLALATAIALLAYTPMGFAPVLASRGDVIVFIYLLTLIGFFKIIGAISSGNPYAKIGAAREAAIMVSREPAMMLAIFAIMWRLGKLGVLRPFSMEIFYTHNIWEIGTPMSFVGAVILLYVFFIWLASEIEVGPFNIPDAEEEIAEGLLVEYSGRYLALLKLTHSLKAFISASLVVAVFFPWGVSGYFNLTGLPAQIIDLLFHTLKVFAVLFVVQSVFRAVTGRLKVTHAVDFLWKNVFLASLIGSLLIAMEVIM
- a CDS encoding DUF460 domain-containing protein — its product is MRLILIFGVDVIGENPKRFAVVGWFNGKLEGKGEFTLHRLIRFIQIKRPDIVAIDSVTELGEDLRKFLRSLPPGTKLVQVTGKPGEQKSLQSLAKEHGIKTADRFDPYEEARLSALLASKGVGYEVLAFEDEVIIKVARGRSPGKGGWSQDRYRKRVHNLVRDKVREIEERLRRAGIPFDLETEERDYGLARGEFRVYASREELAGLVSPMHGGDVEVRIYPVERAELGFAPLRGEEAIRERRSIIVGIDPGITVGIAAIDLNGRIIALHSERNMPVGEVFRFISEIGHPVIVATDVSPAPGFVEKIARSFKAQLFVPRESFRVEEKSELLRNLGITVEDDHQGDALAAAYKAYLRLKPKLEHIDARLKEAGLSKKADEVKALVIQGYNLGEAMQMVSLRERPKVEEERGDERKAPDLEPYLRRIRELERRIEMLENENRELKEIIREQRETIGKLERKIADYDEEVRKKVLREKELEAKVKRIEALERQLREAKAIIERLGRDLVQVKRMNVVEARGSAVPLKVMEVLSWHELERIEREVGLRKGDVLFVINPAGAGRAIAEKLVEKGIRALITEKPIPEPVKAVLRGAHVPFFTGEELDVKRVDDFAVVERKTLEDAIEKLLRKWEEDREREAEKFLKLIEEYRIERAKELERKALEETERKRTKEV
- a CDS encoding geranylgeranyl reductase family protein — protein: MKYDVLIIGGGPVGNYLATLLAGKLDVAVVEKKPSFGGKACTGIIGAESFEELGFPEEAVINELRGAVFYSKIQSFEIERKTPQAYVVDRKTLERELAKEAIKRGADYFMGTTFTGFRDGKARLQHLNEAFEIEAEFYVGADGVASTVAKEIGAKSEAEFLKGYEAEVVGNFRRDFTEVWVNRELNPEFFFWVAPVSDDTARVGTFGELEVFRRFLAGRGLKPTSIVEFKAGSVGLGWRKPWVSGNVALVGDAALQIKPTTAGGIVFGAICAHHLARAIIEGDLGSYERSCSAIRDQISFGLRVRKVFKGLSQEGIEEIFKVLGSEDAVETIEEYADFDDHLRTFRALAKKPRLLAALLKISPSIIRALL